CATCTAGCATTTTAGTGAACTaagtaaatgatatttatatctgTTTTTGATGTTTATACAGCTTCAAATTTTCgtaaaagaaatacaaacatttgtaaattattttgacaaaatatatgaagGTATACTCTGAAAAATCGAATGAagcaatttataaataaaatatttttaataaattataattattctgaTATATTATGTTCAGAAACTCATAAGGGCATTTATTGATAGaaagtgtatatacatgtatatgtataaagtaAGTTAATATCATTTCAACCAAAACAAACtgcatttattacaaattttgtgcggactttaaaacaacataagtcgtattaaagtaaaaaaaatcaacatcaaGAACATCCAAAATATTGCATACCATCATTGTtcttttaatatacatgtataaaagaaaagtaaaaagagACGCAATATTCTTACCAATCACAGGTCTCATGCATTGGCGACCACAGCCGGTACTGCAGCACTTTTTACTTCCGGGACAAGAAAAATCTCCGGTGCACTCGTACACATGGAGACATAGTCCAACAGTGCCTCGTCTGGGTGGACACCGACCAGGTTTTCCACCACCTGTTGACATTGTGCAACTAAGCATGAGCTACCGGCTGGTATAAATATGTCagtcttatggtcatacataaATGGCTTTATTCGGTCTGTTACTATTTATCTTGTAGTACTTTTAACTACATTGTTCTTCAatcaaattaagataaaaactTATATAATGAATTTAACTAGCTATACCATTGCTTTATCAAATCAAGACTTATATTGAACATCACCCCTGGGCACTttagtgaaaaaaaaagaaaacatataactCTTTTTACACACtgtaaaactaaaacaaacaatatgcagtaaatacaaattgataaaaatgggTACTTTGTTaactgaaaatgtcatttttttatttaccttttGATAGACATACTTTTATGCGAAAAGGTAATTAACTTAAGACTGTTCTCATTTAAGTTCATTCTAAGACATCCTGAACGTTTCAagacattcaaattattttggaGATGCAGTATTTCTTATAGTAACCATTTAAAGACGGCATTTTAAATGAAGAGTTTTATTTACTTGGAGGGCATATTGGGCAACATTGCCCAGGGTAGACAACTGGCTGCGCCCCGCCAGGGCATGGTTGCCTAGCACACGTTCTCCGGTTACAGCCTGGTACACCTGCAAAAAACgagaaacaacatttgtttatattatacttatttaatttatcacGATCGTGAAGACGCCATAAATAGCTAAAACCGcagcaatatttatatttaaatgataaacaaaaaaatcaatcatcCAATTTTAAACACCTGTGTTGGTGACGTAAATAGAGGTTTTAGAGAAGACCGGTTAATATCTTTCAAATACGTATACacatattcatgaagtatatTGCATGGCAAACGACGCATTTACAAATAGTGTTGATTTGCACGTACGCTTAAGTTTAAAACCGTGCGTCAATGATCTTAGCCGAAAATGTCGTTGATTGCGCGTTTTTGGcgtttttgtttgacatttgcacaattttgattaaaaagcAGTTTTCATAAAACCGCGACAAGAAAGTAATCATCGGCAATGTGataggtttcattatcaatgcGATTGATAAAAACGGCAGTAGTAGTGCAAAGGGTGGTGATGGTAGGGCTAATAACGGCGACAGGCTAGTGGGAGGGGTAACAGCGGCGACAGGCTAGTGGGAGGGGTAACAGCGGCGGCAGGCTAGTGGGAGGGGTAACAGCGGCGACAGGTGTGTGAATAACGCCTAGTGTTAAGTACCTAAGAGGGTTTTCtgattcaaacaaatatagtatGCATGCTTTAATTGCAATAAAAGTGCTTTGTATATGGCATGTGACGAGTATAGTATTAGCATGAGCTTTATCATAGTCAACagtttaattttgaatgaaCAATAAATCGACCGTGAACGATCCAAGAGCTACTTTACAACTTCTGATCATAGgcgaaattattttaaatttgataaccTCTTTGTGTTAACCATTTAAACTTAgctattttaattttatctaCTTAATTGTTAGCTATTTAAATGAAAGGTTTTCAATCCATTAGTTAGGTAGACGTGAGCTATTTTAATATGAGGTATTTTaatgtacattatttaaatgttagcTATTCAAATATGAGCTATTCAAACgttatcaatttaaatgtttgcaacAATCAAATCTTACCTCCATCCATAGTATTAAGAAATCGTTGGCAATTAACTCCTAGCACTGCTAGAACAGTTACAAGAAAAACGACtctcattttaatttattttcaaataaaaaacttGTATTTTAGGGGAACAGTAAAAATACAACTACATGATATTGCCCTTTATAAACCATAGAAATACGCATGACTTCACTATCTAGTCATAATTGTGCTAACAATCACATGTAAAAACCATGTGTTGATTAAGAAGCTTGCGTAAACAGAGATATTTTCAGCAAAAACATGCATGACAAACCAATAGTTATTACCATAATTAAATCAGCGTTAAACTTGGTTATGTTGATGTATCACTGAGTATTTGTTAACATCTTAACCACATGTGCGGTTGTAATGACCTCGTGAAAGGTgctatgtttttaaaagaaaaatatatttaaagggactagacaccagatggtccaaaaatcggcagatgcagtatttcttcaaaacaagcATGCATTGTCAATTCGGGCTTGTAGGAGAGCGATaacacatcatttaaaaaaaaacaaaaaacgcaACAAtaatgttgctgtctcatctgagtttCCCCGTTAGAATAGCCCATCATGgatcatatttgtttataagtaaagataaatatacccacgctatttttaaacttacttggatttacgtggtagacaaccccagtaaatttcgatttggaaaaaatgcgcaaaaactgcaaaagatgTATGTGCCGTAAGCGATGTACAttagtaagtaagattcaatgcgttgtactcaacgatgtcaattttattaagtttttgacgttttttcttgcaattatatcatcttgtgtctagtccctttaacatcaCATTTTAAAGCACGATACAATTTCGGAAAAGAGTGACCCAA
This genomic stretch from Mya arenaria isolate MELC-2E11 chromosome 10, ASM2691426v1 harbors:
- the LOC128205032 gene encoding perlwapin-like, which encodes MRVVFLVTVLAVLGVNCQRFLNTMDGGVPGCNRRTCARQPCPGGAQPVVYPGQCCPICPPSGGKPGRCPPRRGTVGLCLHVYECTGDFSCPGSKKCCSTGCGRQCMRPVIVGQY